The genomic region CGCACCCGGCCGCCGACCGCCTCCGCGGCCTCGAGCACCGCCACGTCGAGACCCGCCCCGACGAGCTCGCGGGCGCACTGCAGGCCGGCCAGCCCGGCGCCCACGACCGCGACGTCGACGGCGCCGACGGCCGGACCGCTCACGCGTGCGAGCGCGGCGCGCGGTCGACGTAGGCGACGACCCGGTTGAACAGGGTGGTCACCGAGCGCAGGTCGGCCATGCCCGGGCCGGGCTCGTCGGCGAGGTGGTAGAGCGTGGCCGCGGCCCCGGGCGCGCCGGCGTCGGCGGCCACACGGGCGCACACGCGCGCCGCGTCGCGCACCGCGCGCGGCTCGACCGTCCAGGCCGACTCGAAGACCTTGTCGCGGTTGGCGACGTCGTCCTGGCCGGGCACCTCCCAGGCCGTCAGCGCGATGGGCAGGTCGACGCTGTCGACGACCACCGCCCACTCCCGCCGCATCGGCGCGTCGGCCGCCAGCGGCACCCGCACCGGGCGGCGCGTGTCGCTGGTGGAGCGGTCGGACACGTCGTCGAAGTCCGCGAAGACGTACGTCGAGGCGGCCACCCGCGCCAGCTCGTCCCAGCGCTGCTCGGCGCGCTCGAAGTTGCGCTGCACCTGGAACAGCCCGAAGAGGTGGGCGCGGTCGGCGCGGGCGGCGAACTCGTCCTCGATCGCCCACGACAGCGCCAGCAGCGTCGACTTGGTCAGCCGGTGGGTGTCGAGCTGCGGGTGCCGTCGGCGCAGCTCGGCCCACACCGAGGGGGTGCGCGGCTCGGCCTCGGCCTGCAGCGCGCGCACCGCCTGCTCGATGGCCACGTCGAGGCGGGTGCCGGCGTCGCGGCTCTCGAGCACGCGGCGCACGGCGTCGACGTCGGTCCCGAGGTAGCGCCGGTGCCCGCTCTCGAGACGCTGCGGCACCGGGAAGCCGTGGCGCTGCTCCCACATGCGCAGCGTGGCGGGGGAGACGCCGGTCTGGTCGGCGAGGTCGCCGATCGACAGGCGGGCGTCGTGGGCGGCGGTCGGCTGCGTCATGGCGTGAGCCTAATACTCAACAGGCTGTTGAGGAAACTGTGGAGGTCAGGTGGTGAAGAACCGCTTGCGTGCCCACAGCGACACGTAGACCAGCGCCACCAGCACCGGCACCTCGATCAGGGGTCCCACGACGCCCGCCAGGGCCTGGCCCGACGTCACGCCGAAGACGCCGATCGCCACTGCGATGGCCAGCTCGAAGTTGTTGCCGGCCGCGGTGAAGGCGAGGGTGGTGGTGCGCTCGTAGGTCATCCCCAGCGCCATCGCGAAGGCGAAGGAGCCCGCCCACATCAGGGCGAAGTAGGCCAGCAGCGGCAGCGCGATGCGGGCCACGTCGAGCGGCTGGCTGGTGATCGTGTCGCCCTGGAGGGCGAAGAGCACCACGATGGTGAAGAGCAGGCCGTAGAGCGCCCACGGGCCGATGACCGGCAGCAGCCGGGCCTCGTACCACTCGCGGCCCTTGGCCCGCTCGCCCAGCGTGCGGGTCAGGAAGCCGGCCAGCAGGGGGATGCCGAGGAAGATCAGCACCGAGACCGCGATCGACCAGACCGAGACGTCGAGGCCCCCGTCGGCACCGCCGACGCCCTCGTCGCCGAGGCCCAGCCAGCCGGGCAGCACGTCGAGGTAGAACCAGCCCAGGCCCGCGAAGGCGACGATCTGGAAGACCGAGTTGATGGCCACCAGGATCGCCGCGGCCTCGCGGTCGCCGCAGGCCAGGTCGTTCCAGATCAGCACCATCGCGATGCAGCGCGCGAGGCCGACGATGATCAGGCCGGTGCGGTACTCCGGGAGGTCGGGGAGCAGCAGCCAGGCCAGCGCGAACATCAGCGCCGGCCCGACGAGCCAGTTGAGCACGATCGAGGCCACCAGCAGGCGTCGGTCGGCGGTGACGTGGCCCAGCTCGTCGTAGCGCACCTTGGCCAGCACCGGGTACATCATCACCAGCAGGCCGATCGCGATCGGCAGCGAGACCGA from Nocardioides salarius harbors:
- a CDS encoding DICT sensory domain-containing protein; protein product: MTQPTAAHDARLSIGDLADQTGVSPATLRMWEQRHGFPVPQRLESGHRRYLGTDVDAVRRVLESRDAGTRLDVAIEQAVRALQAEAEPRTPSVWAELRRRHPQLDTHRLTKSTLLALSWAIEDEFAARADRAHLFGLFQVQRNFERAEQRWDELARVAASTYVFADFDDVSDRSTSDTRRPVRVPLAADAPMRREWAVVVDSVDLPIALTAWEVPGQDDVANRDKVFESAWTVEPRAVRDAARVCARVAADAGAPGAAATLYHLADEPGPGMADLRSVTTLFNRVVAYVDRAPRSHA
- the arsB gene encoding ACR3 family arsenite efflux transporter encodes the protein MSTTQQSPDTAVVARLSTLDRFLPVWILVAMAAGLLLGRSVSGLDEALARVEVASVSLPIAIGLLVMMYPVLAKVRYDELGHVTADRRLLVASIVLNWLVGPALMFALAWLLLPDLPEYRTGLIIVGLARCIAMVLIWNDLACGDREAAAILVAINSVFQIVAFAGLGWFYLDVLPGWLGLGDEGVGGADGGLDVSVWSIAVSVLIFLGIPLLAGFLTRTLGERAKGREWYEARLLPVIGPWALYGLLFTIVVLFALQGDTITSQPLDVARIALPLLAYFALMWAGSFAFAMALGMTYERTTTLAFTAAGNNFELAIAVAIGVFGVTSGQALAGVVGPLIEVPVLVALVYVSLWARKRFFTT